The following proteins come from a genomic window of Stigmatella erecta:
- the modA gene encoding molybdate ABC transporter substrate-binding protein, with amino-acid sequence MKTPWWTSAGRPRAPLGLALLLSLACSNPHEPPASMAAPAPARIAAAADLSVAFEEMGQAYEQLHHEKVTLIFGASGTLAKQLGQGAPYDAFYSANAAFVDETIAAGSCDASTKARYAQSHLVLWTRGKQADTAPRSLASLEDPRFVKISIANPEHAPYGRAAKEALEKSGLWEKLRPRLIHADNVKHALQFAQTGNADAAIVPLPLVLSLQDGQYTLLDKSFYTPVEQTSVFCKHGGNPAGARRFAALVKSEQGRAIMQRHGFILLDP; translated from the coding sequence TTGAAGACCCCGTGGTGGACGAGCGCAGGCAGGCCCCGGGCCCCGCTCGGGCTCGCCCTGCTCCTGTCGCTGGCCTGTAGCAATCCCCACGAGCCCCCTGCCTCCATGGCGGCCCCCGCTCCGGCCAGGATCGCCGCCGCGGCGGATCTCTCCGTGGCCTTCGAGGAGATGGGCCAGGCGTACGAGCAGCTCCACCACGAGAAGGTCACCCTCATCTTCGGCGCCTCGGGAACGCTCGCCAAGCAGCTCGGCCAGGGCGCGCCGTATGACGCCTTCTACTCGGCGAATGCCGCCTTCGTGGACGAGACCATCGCGGCGGGAAGCTGTGACGCCAGCACCAAGGCCCGCTACGCCCAGAGCCACCTGGTGCTCTGGACGCGCGGGAAGCAGGCGGACACCGCCCCCAGGAGCCTGGCCAGCCTGGAAGATCCGCGCTTCGTGAAGATCTCCATCGCCAACCCCGAGCACGCCCCCTATGGCCGCGCCGCGAAGGAGGCGCTGGAGAAGAGCGGGCTGTGGGAGAAGCTGCGGCCCCGGCTGATCCACGCCGACAACGTCAAGCACGCGCTCCAGTTCGCCCAGACCGGGAACGCCGACGCCGCCATCGTCCCCCTGCCCCTGGTCCTCTCGCTCCAGGACGGGCAGTACACCCTGCTGGACAAGAGCTTCTACACGCCCGTGGAGCAGACCTCGGTGTTCTGCAAGCACGGCGGCAATCCGGCGGGCGCGCGGCGCTTCGCGGCCCTCGTCAAGTCCGAGCAGGGCCGGGCCATCATGCAGCGGCACGGCTTCATCCTCCTGGATCCCTGA
- the modB gene encoding molybdate ABC transporter permease subunit has protein sequence MDWSPLVLSFEAAAVATLLTAVVGIGLGALLASWRFPGRELLDVLFTAPMVLPPTVLGYYVLVVIGRGTWISTTYERLVGSPIVFTRAGVILAAAIGSLPLVIRSARTALEGVDALYLDAARTLGAGALRRFFIIQLPLASQGILAGLMLGFARALGDFGVTLMLAGNIPGETRTAPLAIYDAIQANREDQAARMALILTAFALVILYTVGRLTRKTAI, from the coding sequence ATGGATTGGAGCCCCCTCGTCCTGTCCTTCGAGGCCGCCGCCGTGGCCACCCTGCTGACCGCGGTGGTGGGCATTGGCCTGGGCGCGCTGCTCGCGAGCTGGCGGTTCCCCGGCCGGGAGCTCCTGGACGTGCTGTTCACGGCCCCCATGGTGCTGCCCCCCACGGTGCTCGGGTACTACGTGCTCGTCGTCATCGGCCGGGGCACGTGGATCAGCACCACCTATGAGCGGCTCGTGGGCAGCCCCATCGTGTTCACCCGGGCGGGGGTCATCCTCGCGGCGGCCATTGGCAGCCTGCCCCTGGTCATCCGCTCCGCGCGCACGGCGCTGGAGGGCGTCGATGCGCTCTACCTCGATGCGGCCCGGACGCTGGGCGCGGGGGCCCTGCGGCGGTTCTTCATCATCCAATTGCCCCTGGCCTCGCAGGGCATTCTGGCGGGGCTCATGCTGGGCTTCGCGCGGGCGCTGGGCGACTTCGGGGTGACGCTCATGCTGGCGGGGAACATCCCGGGAGAGACCCGGACGGCGCCGCTCGCCATCTATGACGCGATCCAGGCCAACCGCGAGGACCAGGCGGCCCGGATGGCGCTCATCCTCACGGCGTTCGCCCTGGTGATCCTCTACACGGTCGGACGCCTCACCCGGAAGACCGCCATATGA
- a CDS encoding ATP-binding cassette domain-containing protein, whose product MTAAPLQVKLKLSRQSTLGGFTLSAAFQAPPGITVVLGPSGSGKSTLLSVLAGLARPEEGHIAVGDEVWLDTARGLERPSHERALSMVFQKSALFPHLTALGNVMFALDRALSRASRRNEALALLRRMKVEHLAHRYPRHLSGGEAQRVSLARALARPPRLVLLDEPFSALDRQLRHTLAEDVLGHLRQFQVPILFVTHALDEAVQYGQSALLVMNGEVRFHPQATAALCASAMGLPPPGAT is encoded by the coding sequence ATGACGGCGGCCCCCCTCCAGGTGAAGCTGAAGCTGAGCCGCCAATCCACGCTGGGAGGCTTCACGCTGTCGGCGGCCTTCCAGGCCCCGCCTGGCATCACGGTGGTGCTGGGCCCGTCCGGCTCCGGCAAGAGCACCCTGCTGTCAGTGCTCGCCGGGCTGGCGCGGCCCGAGGAGGGGCACATCGCCGTGGGGGACGAGGTGTGGCTGGACACGGCGCGCGGGCTCGAACGGCCGAGCCACGAGCGCGCCCTGTCGATGGTCTTCCAGAAGTCCGCCCTCTTCCCGCACCTGACGGCCCTGGGCAACGTGATGTTCGCCCTGGACCGCGCCCTCTCGCGCGCCAGCCGCCGCAACGAGGCCCTGGCGCTGCTCCGCCGGATGAAGGTGGAGCACCTGGCCCACCGCTACCCCCGGCACCTGTCCGGAGGCGAGGCGCAGCGGGTGAGCCTGGCCCGTGCCCTGGCCCGGCCGCCCCGGCTGGTGCTGCTGGACGAGCCGTTCTCGGCGCTCGACCGGCAACTGCGGCACACCCTGGCGGAGGACGTCCTGGGACACCTGCGGCAGTTCCAGGTGCCCATCCTCTTCGTGACCCATGCCCTGGACGAGGCCGTCCAGTACGGCCAGAGCGCGCTGCTGGTCATGAATGGGGAGGTGCGGTTCCATCCCCAGGCCACCGCCGCGCTCTGCGCGTCGGCGATGGGCCTGCCCCCGCCAGGGGCCACTTAG
- the moeB gene encoding molybdopterin-synthase adenylyltransferase MoeB: MAPSFRDILANTKKEIREVPVEHVKQQLDQRRAFKLIDVREGEEYAAGRLPGALSIPRGFLELRIEEKAARDEELVLYCAGGTRSALAAKTLKDMGYLNVSSMAGGYSRWHDASFPVEKPVVLTAEQKERYRRHLAIPEVGEEGQARLLASKVLLMGVGGLGSPAALYLAAAGVGTLGIIDMDVVDLSNLQRQVIHTRERAGMPKTESALEAIRALNPDVKVLPFQERLTSQNVLRILEPFDLVLDGGDNFPTRYLLNDACVMLKKPNIHGSIYRFEGQVTAFVPGQGPCYRCLYPVPPSPEMAPSCAEAGVLGVLPGLIGLFQATEALKLLLGIGEPLVGRLLNVDALSTRFQQLKIRRDPECPVCREGAQVELIDYEQFCAAAS; this comes from the coding sequence ATGGCCCCCTCCTTCCGAGACATCCTGGCGAACACGAAGAAGGAAATCCGTGAGGTGCCCGTCGAGCACGTCAAGCAGCAGCTCGACCAGCGGCGTGCCTTCAAGCTCATCGATGTCCGGGAAGGGGAAGAGTACGCCGCGGGGCGTCTGCCCGGGGCCCTCTCCATCCCCCGCGGCTTCCTGGAGCTGCGCATCGAGGAGAAGGCCGCGCGCGACGAGGAGCTGGTGCTCTACTGCGCGGGTGGGACGCGCTCCGCGCTCGCCGCCAAGACCCTGAAGGACATGGGCTACCTGAACGTCTCCTCGATGGCGGGGGGCTACAGCCGCTGGCACGACGCGTCCTTCCCCGTGGAGAAGCCGGTGGTGCTGACCGCCGAGCAGAAGGAACGCTACCGGCGGCATCTGGCCATCCCCGAAGTCGGGGAGGAGGGCCAGGCGCGCCTGTTGGCCTCGAAGGTGCTGCTCATGGGCGTGGGCGGGCTGGGCTCTCCCGCGGCCCTCTATCTGGCCGCGGCGGGCGTGGGCACGCTGGGCATCATCGACATGGACGTGGTGGACCTCTCGAACCTCCAGCGCCAGGTCATCCACACGCGCGAGCGGGCCGGCATGCCGAAGACGGAGAGCGCCCTGGAGGCCATTCGCGCCCTGAACCCGGACGTGAAGGTGCTCCCGTTCCAGGAGCGCCTGACGTCGCAGAACGTCCTGCGCATCCTCGAGCCCTTTGATCTCGTGCTGGACGGCGGGGACAACTTTCCCACCCGCTACCTGCTCAACGATGCGTGCGTGATGCTCAAGAAGCCGAACATCCACGGCTCCATCTACCGCTTCGAGGGCCAGGTGACGGCGTTCGTCCCGGGGCAGGGGCCCTGCTACCGCTGCCTGTATCCGGTGCCGCCTTCGCCCGAGATGGCCCCCTCCTGCGCCGAGGCGGGCGTCCTGGGCGTCCTTCCCGGCCTCATCGGTCTGTTCCAGGCCACCGAGGCGCTGAAGCTCCTCCTCGGCATCGGAGAGCCCCTGGTGGGCCGGCTCCTCAACGTCGATGCCCTGAGCACGCGCTTCCAGCAGCTCAAGATTCGCCGGGACCCGGAGTGCCCGGTGTGCCGCGAGGGCGCCCAGGTGGAGCTCATCGACTACGAGCAGTTCTGCGCGGCCGCCTCCTAA
- a CDS encoding glutathione peroxidase, translating to MSETLYGIPVKRIDGQQAQLADYTGKVLLVVNVASKCGLTPQYEGLEKLYQSKRAAGLEVLGFPANNFLAQEPGTDAEIQSFCNTQYDVSFPLFSKISVVGPDQHPLYARLTQAAPAATGDGPFRASLQGYGITPNPKPQVLWNFEKFLVGRDGKVAERFSPDVAADDPRLLAAIDRELAKTV from the coding sequence ATGAGCGAGACCCTCTACGGTATCCCGGTGAAGCGCATCGACGGCCAGCAGGCCCAGCTGGCCGATTACACCGGCAAGGTGCTGCTGGTGGTGAACGTGGCCTCCAAGTGCGGCCTGACGCCGCAGTACGAGGGCCTGGAGAAGCTCTACCAGAGCAAGCGGGCCGCCGGGCTGGAGGTGCTGGGCTTCCCGGCCAACAACTTCCTGGCGCAGGAGCCCGGCACGGACGCCGAGATCCAGAGCTTCTGCAACACCCAGTACGACGTCAGCTTCCCGCTGTTCTCGAAGATCTCGGTGGTGGGCCCGGACCAGCACCCGCTGTACGCGCGGCTGACGCAAGCCGCTCCCGCCGCGACCGGCGACGGCCCCTTCCGCGCGAGCTTGCAGGGATACGGCATCACCCCCAACCCAAAGCCGCAGGTGCTGTGGAACTTCGAGAAGTTCCTGGTCGGCCGGGATGGCAAGGTCGCGGAGCGCTTCTCGCCGGACGTCGCCGCGGATGATCCGCGCCTGCTCGCCGCCATCGACCGCGAACTCGCCAAGACCGTCTGA
- a CDS encoding CPBP family intramembrane glutamic endopeptidase, translated as MDRRFLESRVGITVITLAVLLLVDTYMHTLPFLHRVPRPFRLWTWQSAQVLVCLGAVALLHRLRPRAALLELGLGPLTGRALGFCAVAVLPMVLTYGAAAGFQVHLGWTDIVTQAVTVPLAEEVLYRGYVLGQLQRRAGWSFWGAALVGLAPFALGHLYQSVRAGHGLWGVAGVLAITGLGHLFFSWLLERWGDLWVPIGMHALMNLSWDAFDVDATALGGTQANVARFTTVGLALGLTLFLRRGQPGWGATPPVSRSSWSYRD; from the coding sequence ATGGACCGGCGATTCCTGGAATCCCGCGTGGGAATAACCGTCATCACCCTGGCGGTGCTCCTCCTCGTCGATACGTACATGCACACCCTGCCCTTCCTGCACCGGGTGCCCCGCCCTTTCCGGCTGTGGACCTGGCAGAGCGCCCAGGTGCTGGTCTGCCTGGGCGCGGTCGCGCTCCTCCACCGGCTGCGGCCCCGGGCGGCGCTGCTCGAGCTGGGCCTGGGCCCGCTCACCGGCCGGGCGCTGGGCTTCTGCGCCGTCGCGGTGCTCCCCATGGTCCTGACCTATGGCGCCGCCGCGGGCTTCCAGGTGCACCTGGGCTGGACCGATATCGTGACCCAGGCGGTGACGGTCCCCCTCGCGGAGGAGGTCCTGTACCGGGGCTATGTGCTCGGCCAGTTGCAGCGCCGGGCGGGCTGGTCCTTCTGGGGCGCGGCGCTGGTGGGGCTCGCCCCCTTCGCGCTCGGGCACCTCTACCAGAGCGTCCGCGCGGGGCATGGCCTGTGGGGGGTGGCCGGGGTGCTGGCCATCACCGGCCTGGGCCACCTGTTCTTCTCGTGGCTGCTGGAGCGCTGGGGGGACCTGTGGGTGCCCATCGGCATGCACGCGCTGATGAACCTGTCCTGGGACGCCTTTGACGTGGACGCCACCGCCCTGGGTGGCACGCAGGCCAACGTGGCGCGCTTCACCACGGTGGGGCTCGCCCTCGGGCTGACGCTGTTCCTGCGGCGAGGCCAGCCCGGCTGGGGGGCCACGCCCCCCGTCAGCCGTTCTTCATGGTCATATCGGGATTGA
- a CDS encoding Gfo/Idh/MocA family protein, translating to MSDETTSASSRRLFMTRSAMGLGSVLLAGQAGAQPIPPGPTGRPQPQLETEPPLPPEQRLGWAVVGLGHYAQQYVLPALGRARRSKLVALVSGNAEKARTVAGRHAVKASSLYTYETLSRLSKDRDVSVVYIVTPNSSHAELTVKALEAGKHVMCEKPMAHSSAECQRMIDAAKAAGRKLMIAYRAHWEPHNVRAREMLQAGALGKVWFASSDHHRPLNPSQPRDQWRVKKAIAGGGSLVDIGIYSLNGLQWFLGESPNAVSASMFSPPGDPRFAEIENIFTAELVFPSGARATISSGYTADKKRIDLWGDKQVATLDPATAYQDNRLRVGNAEKAEEVLTAQSSAEQFTGELDHFSQVIAEGGEVRTPGEMGLRDIRLIEALYRAAGTKRWIELNPDMTMKNG from the coding sequence GTGTCCGACGAGACGACCTCCGCCTCCTCACGCCGCCTGTTCATGACCCGCTCGGCCATGGGACTGGGCAGTGTGCTCCTCGCGGGCCAGGCCGGGGCGCAGCCGATTCCCCCCGGGCCCACGGGCAGGCCCCAGCCCCAGCTCGAGACGGAGCCGCCGCTGCCGCCGGAGCAGCGGCTGGGCTGGGCCGTGGTGGGGCTGGGCCACTACGCGCAGCAGTATGTGCTGCCGGCCCTGGGCCGCGCGCGCCGCTCGAAGCTGGTGGCGCTGGTGTCCGGCAACGCGGAGAAGGCGCGCACCGTCGCCGGCCGCCACGCCGTGAAGGCCTCCAGCCTCTACACCTACGAGACCCTGTCCCGGCTCTCCAAGGACCGGGACGTGTCGGTGGTCTACATCGTCACCCCCAACTCCTCCCACGCCGAGCTGACGGTGAAGGCGCTGGAGGCGGGCAAGCACGTCATGTGCGAGAAGCCCATGGCCCACTCGTCCGCCGAGTGCCAGCGGATGATCGACGCGGCGAAGGCCGCGGGCCGGAAGCTGATGATCGCCTACCGGGCGCACTGGGAGCCCCACAACGTGCGGGCCCGCGAGATGCTCCAGGCCGGAGCGCTGGGCAAGGTCTGGTTCGCCTCGTCGGACCACCACCGCCCGCTCAATCCTTCCCAGCCCCGCGACCAGTGGCGGGTGAAGAAGGCCATCGCCGGCGGCGGCTCGCTGGTGGACATCGGCATCTACTCGCTCAACGGGCTCCAGTGGTTCCTGGGCGAGAGCCCGAACGCGGTGTCGGCCTCCATGTTCTCGCCCCCGGGAGACCCGCGCTTCGCCGAGATCGAAAACATCTTCACCGCGGAGCTGGTCTTTCCCTCGGGCGCCCGCGCGACGATCTCCTCCGGCTACACGGCGGACAAGAAGCGGATCGACCTGTGGGGCGACAAGCAGGTGGCGACGTTGGACCCCGCGACCGCCTATCAGGACAACCGGTTGAGGGTGGGCAACGCGGAGAAGGCCGAGGAGGTGCTCACCGCCCAGTCCAGCGCCGAGCAGTTCACCGGCGAGCTCGACCACTTCTCCCAGGTCATCGCCGAAGGCGGCGAGGTGCGCACCCCCGGCGAGATGGGCCTGCGCGACATCCGGCTCATCGAGGCGCTCTACCGCGCGGCCGGGACGAAGCGCTGGATCGAGCTCAATCCCGATATGACCATGAAGAACGGCTGA
- a CDS encoding sensor histidine kinase, with the protein MGRLEMVLPRTERPTQAQSLRIGGVLALCIVLFYALDVLFLRGFYLPSLLVRVGWALEILLYLWAREKVGEGGEAVLTALNSVCCGVCFLWLTYLLGGPSNPFIYLTPALPLVLALVQPRDARPIIYSGLTCSLGALYLLLFVSHDPMRALAVAGLVASMSFCGAYGAAQFRKTQQALNAMRWEQAHREAQEKLALAELQRAQTEKLATLGRLAANVMHEINSPLSFVHANVEFLRETLRGRLEEKDHQELDSVLEDTYEGLQRIESIVSDLKGFSRMQTEEPTECALVDVVSDAARLAAVRLKHVAQLSVEVPADLRVFATSGRLAQVVLNLLVNAGDALEQARVREGRVWVKGMRVGGRVILRVEDNGPGFLPGVLPHVFDAFFTTKEQDKGTGLGLAISREMTERFGGTLRAENRPEGGARMILELPVPQ; encoded by the coding sequence ATGGGACGTCTGGAGATGGTGCTGCCGCGCACCGAGCGCCCGACGCAGGCACAGTCCTTGCGGATTGGTGGCGTGCTCGCCCTGTGCATCGTGTTGTTCTACGCGCTGGATGTGCTGTTCCTGCGCGGCTTCTACCTGCCCTCGCTGCTGGTGCGGGTGGGCTGGGCCCTGGAGATCCTGCTCTACCTCTGGGCGCGGGAGAAGGTGGGCGAGGGGGGCGAGGCGGTGCTGACGGCCCTGAACAGCGTCTGCTGCGGCGTGTGCTTCCTGTGGCTCACGTACCTGCTCGGGGGGCCCTCCAACCCGTTCATTTATCTGACCCCGGCGCTGCCGCTGGTCCTGGCGCTCGTGCAGCCCCGGGACGCGCGGCCCATCATCTATTCGGGGCTCACGTGCTCCCTGGGGGCGCTGTACCTGCTGCTGTTCGTCTCGCACGATCCCATGCGCGCGCTGGCCGTGGCGGGCCTGGTGGCGTCGATGAGCTTCTGCGGCGCCTATGGCGCGGCGCAGTTCCGCAAGACCCAGCAGGCCCTCAATGCGATGCGCTGGGAGCAGGCCCACCGCGAGGCGCAGGAGAAGCTGGCGCTGGCCGAGCTTCAGCGGGCCCAGACGGAGAAGCTCGCCACGCTGGGCCGCCTGGCCGCCAACGTCATGCACGAGATCAACAGCCCCCTGTCCTTCGTGCACGCCAACGTGGAGTTTCTGCGCGAGACCCTGCGCGGGCGGCTGGAGGAGAAAGACCACCAGGAGCTGGACTCCGTGCTGGAGGATACCTACGAGGGGCTTCAGCGCATCGAGAGCATCGTGTCCGACCTGAAGGGCTTCTCCCGGATGCAGACCGAGGAGCCCACGGAGTGCGCGCTCGTGGATGTGGTGTCGGACGCGGCGCGGCTGGCGGCGGTGCGGCTCAAGCACGTGGCACAGCTGTCGGTGGAGGTGCCCGCGGATCTGCGGGTCTTCGCCACCTCGGGGCGGCTGGCGCAGGTGGTGCTCAACCTGCTGGTGAACGCGGGGGACGCGCTGGAGCAGGCCCGGGTGCGCGAAGGGCGCGTGTGGGTGAAGGGCATGCGGGTGGGCGGCCGGGTGATCCTCCGCGTGGAAGACAATGGTCCAGGGTTCTTGCCCGGGGTGTTGCCGCACGTCTTCGACGCCTTCTTCACCACCAAGGAGCAGGACAAGGGGACCGGCCTGGGCCTGGCCATCTCCCGCGAGATGACCGAGCGCTTCGGGGGCACGCTCCGGGCGGAGAACCGCCCGGAAGGGGGCGCCCGGATGATCCTGGAGCTGCCCGTGCCCCAGTAA
- a CDS encoding NAD(P)-dependent alcohol dehydrogenase yields the protein MDSVPQMSRAAVLNEFGEASRLHVTEVLTPVLKREDEMLVRIHATSINPLEWKMRQGMGLPPLVWRRLLGQPMILGFDFSGTVARVGRDIQGFQVGDEVMGAMPLHGTYAQYVLVRPSDGRTAVVRKPKGISHEQAALVPFAGLVAYSGLVKYGRLQTPSPQARILVVGASGGVGHLAVQMARRGLGAACVVGVCSSRNADFVRGCGAHEVISYDRTPPEAIVSSHPDWAGRFDLIFDTIGVEAYWTEVAPKLLAPNGQFVTAALPPSRPGRPGEDVSPLGVPPLLLKLVRRHRSGRYHLIPGLLGGLPSHSGLPVIARWMEEGKVSAHPAAAFDLEQIAEAHQASEGGRTVGKLSVRVA from the coding sequence ATGGATTCCGTTCCCCAAATGAGCCGCGCCGCGGTTCTGAATGAGTTTGGCGAGGCGTCACGGTTGCACGTGACCGAGGTGCTCACGCCTGTCCTGAAGCGTGAGGATGAAATGCTGGTGCGGATCCATGCCACCAGCATCAACCCGCTGGAGTGGAAGATGCGTCAAGGCATGGGGCTGCCGCCCCTCGTCTGGCGCCGCCTGCTGGGGCAGCCCATGATCCTGGGGTTCGACTTCTCAGGGACCGTTGCCAGGGTGGGCCGCGACATCCAAGGCTTCCAAGTGGGCGACGAGGTCATGGGGGCAATGCCCTTGCATGGGACGTATGCGCAATATGTGCTCGTGCGGCCCTCGGATGGCCGCACCGCGGTGGTGCGCAAGCCCAAGGGCATCTCGCATGAGCAGGCGGCGCTCGTGCCGTTCGCGGGCCTGGTCGCTTACTCGGGCCTCGTGAAGTACGGCCGGTTGCAGACCCCTTCGCCCCAGGCGCGCATCCTGGTGGTGGGGGCCTCCGGAGGCGTTGGCCACCTCGCCGTCCAGATGGCGCGCCGGGGCCTCGGGGCCGCGTGCGTGGTGGGGGTCTGCAGTTCCCGCAACGCGGACTTCGTCCGCGGCTGCGGTGCCCACGAGGTGATTTCCTACGACCGCACGCCACCCGAGGCCATCGTCTCCAGCCATCCGGACTGGGCGGGCCGCTTCGATTTGATCTTCGACACCATCGGTGTCGAGGCCTACTGGACCGAGGTGGCGCCCAAGCTGCTCGCGCCCAATGGGCAGTTTGTCACCGCGGCCTTGCCGCCATCGCGTCCGGGACGTCCGGGGGAGGATGTCAGCCCCCTGGGTGTCCCCCCGCTGTTGCTGAAGCTCGTCCGCCGCCACAGGAGTGGCCGCTACCACCTCATTCCCGGACTGCTCGGAGGGCTGCCCTCGCACTCCGGTCTGCCAGTCATTGCCCGGTGGATGGAGGAGGGCAAGGTGTCCGCCCACCCGGCGGCTGCCTTTGACCTCGAGCAGATCGCCGAGGCGCACCAGGCCAGCGAGGGGGGCAGGACGGTGGGGAAGCTCTCCGTGCGCGTAGCCTGA
- a CDS encoding diiron oxygenase, translated as MTQTDSRVHLKDYKTKELQWDKFATARSIPRRMLPEGPLTGQMCPTARQPLYHHPLMQAVGQEALDHLLIHTTYKYMSDISHVEMDTVNQISLKIVNNTLPFSFSEDIQHDALAIIVDESYHAYVARDFMRQVIERSGVKPVTMPVKTVLSEAIAHGKSVLPENLHEVFELVGVCVGENTLTKELLHLTGDRSMNPVVHQVIEDHVRDESRHAVFFTHILKLMWSALDEPSRSAIGPLLPEFILNYFKPDPQYERDVLRSLQVPEHHIDRILGETFAPMPLEELWPRIPIIGHVMGVLKQSGVLENGKTADAFRRIKLLN; from the coding sequence GTGACCCAGACCGATTCCCGTGTCCACCTGAAGGACTACAAGACCAAGGAACTCCAGTGGGACAAGTTTGCCACCGCGCGCAGCATTCCCCGGCGCATGCTCCCCGAGGGTCCCCTGACCGGGCAGATGTGCCCCACCGCGAGGCAGCCCCTCTATCACCACCCACTGATGCAGGCGGTGGGCCAGGAGGCGCTGGATCACCTGCTCATCCACACGACTTACAAATACATGAGCGACATCTCCCATGTGGAGATGGACACGGTCAATCAGATCTCCCTGAAGATCGTCAACAACACGCTGCCGTTCTCCTTCTCGGAAGACATTCAGCACGATGCGCTGGCGATCATCGTGGATGAGTCCTACCACGCCTACGTGGCGCGGGACTTCATGCGGCAAGTCATTGAGCGCAGCGGCGTGAAGCCCGTGACCATGCCGGTGAAGACCGTGCTCTCGGAAGCCATTGCCCATGGCAAGAGCGTGCTGCCCGAGAACCTCCACGAGGTTTTCGAGCTGGTGGGCGTGTGCGTGGGAGAGAACACGCTGACCAAGGAACTGCTTCACCTGACCGGTGATCGCTCCATGAACCCCGTGGTCCATCAGGTGATCGAAGACCATGTCCGCGACGAGAGCCGGCATGCCGTCTTCTTCACGCACATCCTCAAGCTCATGTGGAGCGCGCTGGACGAGCCGTCCCGGAGCGCCATCGGTCCGCTCCTGCCCGAGTTCATCCTCAACTACTTCAAGCCGGATCCTCAGTACGAGCGCGACGTCCTGCGGTCCCTCCAGGTGCCCGAGCACCACATCGACCGCATCCTCGGGGAGACGTTCGCGCCCATGCCCCTGGAGGAGCTGTGGCCGCGCATTCCCATCATCGGGCACGTGATGGGCGTGCTGAAGCAGAGCGGGGTTCTGGAGAACGGCAAGACGGCCGACGCCTTCCGCCGCATCAAGCTCCTCAACTGA
- a CDS encoding VOC family protein, which produces MEAQHLHRGRLIDHLHLVVRDLGASRRFYTAVFNVLGVPLGGEGEDWFWADELFVSTAGSAAAAGVLTGRHHLAFQARDRAMVDAFHAATIAAGGRDNGAPGLRSYHPGYYAAFVLDPDGNNIEVVFHGPAARSAPSVEITF; this is translated from the coding sequence ATGGAAGCGCAACACCTGCATCGCGGCCGTCTCATCGACCATCTCCATCTCGTCGTCCGTGATCTCGGCGCGAGCCGCCGTTTCTACACCGCGGTGTTCAACGTGCTGGGCGTGCCGCTGGGCGGCGAGGGCGAGGACTGGTTCTGGGCCGACGAGCTGTTCGTCTCGACGGCTGGCAGCGCGGCGGCGGCAGGCGTGCTGACCGGCCGCCACCATCTCGCGTTCCAGGCGCGCGACCGCGCGATGGTGGATGCGTTCCACGCCGCCACGATCGCGGCGGGCGGGCGCGACAACGGGGCGCCGGGCCTGCGCAGCTATCACCCGGGCTACTACGCGGCGTTCGTGCTCGACCCGGACGGCAACAACATCGAGGTGGTCTTCCACGGCCCGGCGGCGCGCAGCGCGCCGTCGGTGGAGATCACGTTCTAA
- a CDS encoding DsbA family protein — MKLFLSAGAVATALLGLSSLAVAGSPSSSNPPDECKDRPRAEAIEKNAIPATPRTEAPSQGRADAKVTVEVWSDFECSFCARGADTLKELREKYGDKVRVVFRHNPLPTHPNARLAAAASMAAHEQGKFWEFHDALFAQEEAPDRASLEKLAGKLNLDVERFRRALDSSTWTNYVDMEVVEGQRRKIMATPTFFINGKIIAGARPLSVFAQTIDAELAR; from the coding sequence ATGAAGTTGTTCTTGTCCGCCGGCGCGGTTGCCACCGCGCTGCTGGGGCTGTCCTCGCTCGCCGTCGCTGGCTCGCCGTCCTCCTCGAATCCTCCCGACGAATGCAAGGACCGTCCTCGCGCCGAGGCCATCGAGAAGAATGCCATTCCCGCCACACCGCGCACGGAGGCTCCTTCCCAGGGGCGCGCGGACGCGAAGGTGACCGTGGAGGTGTGGTCTGACTTCGAATGTTCGTTCTGCGCCCGGGGGGCGGACACGCTCAAGGAGCTGCGTGAGAAGTACGGGGACAAGGTGCGCGTCGTCTTCCGGCACAATCCCCTGCCCACCCACCCGAATGCGCGTCTGGCGGCCGCCGCCTCGATGGCCGCGCACGAGCAGGGGAAGTTCTGGGAGTTCCACGATGCGCTCTTCGCCCAGGAGGAAGCGCCGGACCGGGCCTCGCTGGAGAAGCTGGCCGGCAAGCTGAACCTGGACGTGGAGCGCTTCCGGCGCGCGCTGGATTCGAGCACCTGGACCAACTACGTGGACATGGAGGTGGTGGAGGGCCAGCGCCGCAAGATCATGGCCACGCCCACCTTCTTCATCAACGGCAAGATCATCGCCGGCGCGCGGCCGCTGAGCGTCTTCGCGCAGACCATCGACGCGGAGCTCGCCCGCTGA